The following are encoded in a window of Chitinophagaceae bacterium genomic DNA:
- the aroQ gene encoding type II 3-dehydroquinate dehydratase — translation MKIAIINGPNLNLLGKREVDIYGGESFDDYLKKLQDKYAHIGISCFQSNVEGELINEIQRVGFSYDGVILNPGGYTHTSVAIGDAAAAITTPVIEVHISNIFGREDFRKLSHVSGKAKGVISGLGLKGYELALEWFIK, via the coding sequence ATGAAAATAGCCATCATCAACGGGCCCAATCTCAATCTTCTTGGTAAACGGGAAGTGGATATTTATGGCGGAGAATCTTTCGATGATTATCTGAAGAAACTGCAGGACAAATATGCCCATATCGGAATTTCCTGTTTTCAAAGCAATGTGGAAGGGGAACTGATCAATGAAATTCAGCGGGTAGGTTTCAGTTATGATGGTGTTATTTTAAATCCCGGTGGCTATACCCATACTTCAGTTGCCATTGGCGATGCTGCTGCAGCCATTACTACACCTGTTATTGAAGTACATATCTCCAATATTTTTGGTCGGGAAGATTTCAGAAAACTCTCTCATGTTTCCGGAAAAGCAAAAGGTGTTATTAGTGGTTTGGGATTGAAGGGTTATGAACTGGCGCTTGAATGGTTCATAAAATGA